In Cryptomeria japonica chromosome 10, Sugi_1.0, whole genome shotgun sequence, a genomic segment contains:
- the LOC131049740 gene encoding uncharacterized protein LOC131049740 has product MLLENSCTLCHKLSPLVCVSRESESYKNHHSTLHRFSSSHNFKTGFSHFRLALHRRKAQECSCKLTNEYYKEMWKANPSSPPLLRNYAKVLHEVKGDISKAEKFYSKAIVAGPKDGEVLSLYAQFIWETHKDEGRAQAYFDQAI; this is encoded by the exons ATGCTGCTCGAAAATTCGTGTACTCTATGCCATAAATTGAGTCCACTCGTGTGCGTTTCACGGGAAAGTGAGAGCTATAAAAACCACCATTCTACACTGCACAGATTCTCCTCTTCTCACAATTTTAAAACAGGTTTCTCGCATTTTCGTTTGGCACTTCACCGAAGGAAGGCACAAGAATGTTCTTGCAAGCTTACAAACGAATATTATAAAGAGATGTGGAAGGCAAATCCTAGCAGTCCACCTCTGCTCAGGAACTATGCCAAAGTTTTACACGAG GTGAAAGGAGACATTAGCAAGGCAGAGAAATTCTATTCAAAGGCCATAGTGGCCGGTCCTAAAGATGGAGAAGTGTTGTCGCTTTACGCCCAATTCATATGGGAAACTCACAAAGATGAAGGCAGAGCACAAGCTTACTTTGATCAAGCAATCTAA
- the LOC131049739 gene encoding uncharacterized protein LOC131049739 isoform X1 produces the protein MLLKIFSAFRPKLSPFVWISRTSASHRDHHSMLHKISSSLMFKTAFSHFHLALPHTRKPQECCCMLTEVYYQEMLKENPDNPLLLRNYAKFLHEVKGDISKAEEFYGRAILAGPADGELLSLYAQLIWETHKDGDRAQAYFDQAIEAAPHDCHVIASYANFLWNWEESDGDA, from the exons atgttgctcaaaatTTTCTCTGCTTTCAGGCCAAAATTGAGTCCATTCGTCTGGATTTCAAGGACTAGTGCGAGCCATAGAGACCACCATTCTATGCTGCACAAAATCTCTTCTTCTCTTATGTTCAAAACAGCTTTCTCGCATTTTCATTTGGCACTTCCCCACACCAGAAAGCCACAAGAATGTTGTTGCATGCTTACAGAAGTATATTATCAAGAGATGTTGAAGGAAAATCCTGACAACCCACTCCTGCTCAGAAACTATGCCAAATTTTTACACGAG GTGAAAGGGGACATTAGCAAGGCAGAGGAATTCTATGGAAGGGCCATTCTGGCCGGTCCTGCAGATGGAGAATTGCTGTCACTATACGCCCAACTCATATGGGAAACTCACAAAGATGGAGACAGAGCCCAAGCTTACTTTGATCAAGCGATCGAGGCTGCCCCTCATGACTG CCATGTAATTGCCTCGTATGCCAACTTTTTATGGAACTGGGAGGAGAGCGATGGTGATGCATGA
- the LOC131049739 gene encoding uncharacterized protein LOC131049739 isoform X2 produces MLLKIFSAFRPKLSPFVWISRTSASHRDHHSMLHKISSSLMFKTAFSHFHLALPHTRKPQECCCMLTEVYYQEMLKENPDNPLLLRNYAKFLHEGTLARQRNSMEGPFWPVLQMENCCHYTPNSYGKLTKMETEPKLTLIKRSRLPLMTAM; encoded by the exons atgttgctcaaaatTTTCTCTGCTTTCAGGCCAAAATTGAGTCCATTCGTCTGGATTTCAAGGACTAGTGCGAGCCATAGAGACCACCATTCTATGCTGCACAAAATCTCTTCTTCTCTTATGTTCAAAACAGCTTTCTCGCATTTTCATTTGGCACTTCCCCACACCAGAAAGCCACAAGAATGTTGTTGCATGCTTACAGAAGTATATTATCAAGAGATGTTGAAGGAAAATCCTGACAACCCACTCCTGCTCAGAAACTATGCCAAATTTTTACACGAG GGGACATTAGCAAGGCAGAGGAATTCTATGGAAGGGCCATTCTGGCCGGTCCTGCAGATGGAGAATTGCTGTCACTATACGCCCAACTCATATGGGAAACTCACAAAGATGGAGACAGAGCCCAAGCTTACTTTGATCAAGCGATCGAGGCTGCCCCTCATGACTG CCATGTAA